One region of Monomorium pharaonis isolate MP-MQ-018 chromosome 11, ASM1337386v2, whole genome shotgun sequence genomic DNA includes:
- the LOC105835961 gene encoding uncharacterized protein LOC105835961 isoform X2 produces MWIPMDFRWFCMVLYGIHISKIHGNCSVGTQTEPSRLTASRKSFKLVALRAKACHSWTQSVSRNHPIFPDIALGDTKRGGETRREAGRPGTCRPTLSSPSDTEQCSRLLRQERLMYMDKQDNNMLKPSSSLKITFESSLLPEFLYLYKMGSYICYVQRKTNMWKLQRKP; encoded by the exons ATGTGGATTCCTATGGATTTTAGATGGTTTTGTATGGTTCTATATGGAATTCATATATCTAAAATCCATGGGAATTGTTCCGTTGGAACACAGACAGAGCCATCGCGATTGACTGCGTCAAGGAAGTCGTTCAAACTTGTCGCGTTACGCGCCAAAGCGTGTCATTCGTGGACGCAATCGGTCTCCCGTAATCACCCGATTTTTCCGGACATCGCGCTCGGAGACACGAAGCGGGGAGGGGAGACCCGAAGAGAAGCCGGCAGGCCCGGCACGTGTCGGCCGACCCTCTCTTCTCCTTCGGACACCGAGCAGTGCAGTCGACTTCTCCGACAAGAAAGATTAATGTACATGGATAAACAAGACAACAATATGTTAAAACCTTCATCATCtttgaaaattacttttgaaagCAGCTTGCTCCCGGAATTCTTATATCTTTACAAA ATGGGGTCATACATCTGTTATGTGCAGAGGAAAACTAACATGTGGAAACTGCAGAGAAAGCCATAA